The window CCATTTCCCAGGAACAAGGTAAACAGTGTGGCGATGATCGCTCCTATGATGTTGGATTGTACCTGTTCCAGGCCGTTTTTCCAGGAACGATAAACAGATGGCTGAATGGACAAGGCAGCCGCGATCGCTGCCAGGACAGGGGGTTCCAGATTCAGCCAGATGCTGGCGTACAGGGCCAGGATCACCGTCAGCCCTGTTTTGAAGATCCTTGCGCCAAAACGCATCGCGTTTCCTCCTCCGGTTGTCCAGGCCTTTCGGGCAGCGCAAACGGTTACGGGTTATGACGGGCAAGTTCCGCAAAGGCCTCATCCACCGCTTGCAGTGTATCGTCGATGTCCTGGTCGGTATGGGCCAATGTGAGAAACCAGGCTTCAAACTTGGAAGGCGGCAAATAAACGCCCCGTTCGAGCATCAGATGGAAAAAGCGGGCATACTGTTCGCCGTCGGTTCGCTGCGCGTCGTCGTAATTTCGCACCGGATGACTGCCGAAGAACAGGGTCAGCGCGCCGACCACCCGGTTGACCGTGACGGCGATGCCGTGCCGTTGGGCCGCTTCCAGGATTCCCTTTTCCAATCGCCGGCCGAGCCGATCCATGGTTTGATAGACGGTCGGATCTTGCAGCAACTCCAGGCAAGCCATGCCGGCTGCCAGCGAAGCGGGATTGCCGGCCATCGTCCCGGCCTGGTAGGCGGGGCCAAGCGGTGCCACCTGTTCCATGATCGACTGCCTGCCGCCATAGGCGCCAATCGGCAGGCCGCCGCCGATGATTTTTCCCATTGCGGTCATGTCCGGTTCTACGCCCAACAGATTCTGGGCGCCACCGTAGTGAAAGCGGAAGGCCGTGATCACTTCATCGTAGATGACCAGCGCGCCGGCCTGGTGAGCCAGCCGGTTTACGCCTTCCAAAAAACCTTCCGCCGGCGGGACGATGCCAAAATTGCCGACGATGGGTTCGACCAGTACCGCCGCCACATCCTCTCCCCAGGTGTCGAGCGCTTCCGCCAAGGCGTCCAGATTGTTGTAGGGAACGGTGATCACTGTTTCGACAATCCCTTGCGGAATTCCGGCGCTGTCAGGCATGCCGAGGGAGGATGGTCCGGATCCGGCGGCCACGAGGACCAGATCGGAATGGCCGTGATAGCATCCGGCGAACTTGACAATTTTTGTTCTTCCCGTGTAGGCGCGGGCCACCCGGATGGTGGTCATCACCGCCTCGGTTCCCGAGTTGACGAAGCGGATCCTTTCCAGTGAGGGAATGGCCTCCTGCAGCATCTTGGCAAATTGGATCTCAAGCGGTGTCGGTGTGCCATAGAGGACGCCATTTTCCGCCGCCTTCAGGATGGCCTGTGTGATGTGCGGATGCGCGTGCCCGGCGATAATTGGTCCGAAGGCCGCCAGGTAATCGATGTACCGGTTGCCGTCCACATCCCAGAAATAGGCTCCCTTGGCTCTTTCCATCACGACAGGGGTGCCGCCGCCTACGGCCTTAAAGGAACGGGAAGGGCTGTTGACGCCGCCCACGATATAGCGCTCCGCCTCCCGGAAAAGCTTTTCGGAATTGGGTCTTGGAAAATAAGCTGGCTTCATGTTTTCTCATCTCCGTATGCATGGTGCTGTAGGATGAATGAACTAGATTTACATCTGCGTCTTCCAATTTTGTCAAAAAGGCGGTGCTGTGGCAAGATAAGACTGGGATTGTCCCGAAACGGAAAACGGGCAGCGTGAAAAGGAGCAATAAAAACAGATGGATCGGTCCGTTCGCACGAAAAAAATATTAAACATCCTGGAACAGACGTATCCGGATGCCCACTGTGAGTTGAATTACAGAAACCCATTTGAATTGCTTATCGCGACCATCTTGTCGGCGCAATCCACCGATCAGCGGGTCAACGAGGTGACGGCCGAACTGTTTCAGAAATACCCGACTCCGGAAAGTTTCCTCACCCTGTCGCAAGAAGAACTGGCGGCGGAAATTCGCGGGATCGGACTGTATCGGAACAAGAGCAAAAATATCCTGAAAACCTGCCGCATTCTCGTGGAAGAATATAACGGACAGGTTCCTTCCGACAGGGAAGCGCTCGAATCGCTGCCGGGTGTGGGAAGAAAAACGGCCAATGTGGTATTGAGCAACGCATTTGGCGTTCCCGCGATTGCCGTCGATACCCATGTGTTTCGGGTGGCCAATCGGCTGGGCCTGGCTGACAGCGATGATGTCCGGGAAACGGAAGAGCAACTGATGCGCCGCATTCCCAAAACGAAGTGGTCGCAGGCGCATCATTGGCTGATTTGGCACGGGCGGCGGATCTGCCACGCCCGAAACCCTCAATGTCACCGTTGTCCGTTGCTTGAGGTTTGCCGCTATGGACAACAGCGGAAATAAAAGGTGGCTCCCGCTTTATTGACAAGGTTTCGACAGATCACATAAACTATTTATAATGATTCTAAAATCGTTTGGGGAATAAACGGAGGGTTGCAGCGTGTTGCCCGAGCAAAGTGGCTGTCACGGAGGAACGATGAACCGTGTACAGCAGCGGATCAATACAGCGTTTGACAAGTTAAAAGCGACTGGCGTTCGGATCACTCCGCAACGCCAGGCGATTCTGGAATTCTTGATCCGGTCGATGAAGCATCCGACGGCGGACGAAATCTACAAGGCGCTGTCAGACCGGTTTCCAAATATGAGCGTCGCTACGGTATACAACAATTTGCGTGTGTTTAAAGATATCGGGATCGTCTCCGAGCTGACCTTCGGCGATGCCTCCAGCCGGTATGACGCAAATATTGAACACCCGCACTATCATGTGATTTGCAAGTCGTGCGGAAAAATTGTCGATTTTGAATATCCCTCGCTGGCGGAGCTGGAGCAGGTGGCCTCCCGCCACACCGGGTTTACGATCGACCATCACCGCTTGGAAATGTACGGGACATGCCAAGACTGTGAGCGCAAGAAAGCGGCGGAATAAAAAGGCGAAATGAAAAGTCGTATGAATGACTAAATGACCAGTTACGAGCGTATCAATGCGCGCGACGTCGCGGCGTATAAAACGTATAAAATGACGTGCAAAAGACGCGCAAAATCCTGCTCAGGAAGATGGCGGCGTATGCTCCGGCTGTTTCGGGGCATTTTGTTGTTCCGGAGCGTATTTCGGATCAAAGGTGAGTGTTACGCCACAGAAGAGACACTCATCGGTTTTGCCGATCACTTTGGTGATCCGATTGCAACGCGGGCAAACCACTTTCGGTGCGCCATTGGAGAGCGTGCCGGCGAAAATATAGATGATGGTGCTGAACGCCAGCATGAGAATTCCCAAGGTCAGGAACACGAAAAGACCAGGCCGCCACAACAGGCCGATATACATCAAGATAACTCCGATGAAGATCAGGAGCATCGCGATCGTACGAAACTTGTTCAGCTTTCCTGTAAACAGCATCAGAATACCTCCATTTCGCCAACAGTATAGCACAATCTCCGTGCTTCATCATCCGAATTTCTTTCAATTGCAATCGCAATACATCGGGTGTTGATCTTTCCGCAAACCTGTGCTAAGATACCAATTGCCCCTGGAAATCAGAGTGGCAATCGTTCTGCCAGGGAGAAGAAAATGTTGCAAACCCGTTCCTCGGGTGTTATAATTTAAAACGTGCTTGTTCCTCCGTAGCTCAATGGTAGAGCGCCCGGCTGTTAACCGGTAGGTTACAGGTTCGAGTCCTGTCGGAGGAGCCATCTTGGAGAGATGTCCGAGCTGGTCGAAGGAGCACGATTGGAAATCGTGTAGACGCCCAAAAGCGTCTCGT is drawn from Bacillus thermozeamaize and contains these coding sequences:
- a CDS encoding glutamate-1-semialdehyde aminotransferase (Converts (S)-4-amino-5-oxopentanoate to 5-aminolevulinate during the porphyrin biosynthesis pathway), translating into MKPAYFPRPNSEKLFREAERYIVGGVNSPSRSFKAVGGGTPVVMERAKGAYFWDVDGNRYIDYLAAFGPIIAGHAHPHITQAILKAAENGVLYGTPTPLEIQFAKMLQEAIPSLERIRFVNSGTEAVMTTIRVARAYTGRTKIVKFAGCYHGHSDLVLVAAGSGPSSLGMPDSAGIPQGIVETVITVPYNNLDALAEALDTWGEDVAAVLVEPIVGNFGIVPPAEGFLEGVNRLAHQAGALVIYDEVITAFRFHYGGAQNLLGVEPDMTAMGKIIGGGLPIGAYGGRQSIMEQVAPLGPAYQAGTMAGNPASLAAGMACLELLQDPTVYQTMDRLGRRLEKGILEAAQRHGIAVTVNRVVGALTLFFGSHPVRNYDDAQRTDGEQYARFFHLMLERGVYLPPSKFEAWFLTLAHTDQDIDDTLQAVDEAFAELARHNP
- a CDS encoding endonuclease III codes for the protein MDRSVRTKKILNILEQTYPDAHCELNYRNPFELLIATILSAQSTDQRVNEVTAELFQKYPTPESFLTLSQEELAAEIRGIGLYRNKSKNILKTCRILVEEYNGQVPSDREALESLPGVGRKTANVVLSNAFGVPAIAVDTHVFRVANRLGLADSDDVRETEEQLMRRIPKTKWSQAHHWLIWHGRRICHARNPQCHRCPLLEVCRYGQQRK
- a CDS encoding transcriptional repressor, giving the protein MNRVQQRINTAFDKLKATGVRITPQRQAILEFLIRSMKHPTADEIYKALSDRFPNMSVATVYNNLRVFKDIGIVSELTFGDASSRYDANIEHPHYHVICKSCGKIVDFEYPSLAELEQVASRHTGFTIDHHRLEMYGTCQDCERKKAAE